The genomic region TTAGAAGGCTTAGCTTACATGCCTCTtgtttatatttttaaataatacaTTCAACATTTCTATTATGTCTAAATGTTAACCACCCATATAAGTCAGtgtatttgtatatactgtacacagaTAATATTAACAGAACCTGCATATTACCACTGCAAGGTCATGAAGGTGCCAAAGCTCAACAAGAAAAATCATATCACTCGGGTAAAGGACCCCTTTCTCTTTTCATGGTCTAAACCTTTTACAATTATGACATAAGTTTGTTAGAGTCCATAGAGGTTTCTGACGTCACTTcccttctctgcctccctctctctctgccggtCTTAAATGGAGCTGGCGATCGATCAACTGGACCTGGTCCATCACGTGGTGGTCTATGGCTGCAAATTGTCTGTAAACCAGACCTATGAGCAGAAATGCCATATGGGAGAACCAGCTGATGAATACATCTGTGTAGTCTGCCTGTGGTGTAGGAGGGGTGACAGACTGCCCCCTTCTGGAGACTttaatacatacacacatgcatgcacgaattaacacccacacacacattagtcTGCACTCTGCCTCTTCATTATCGATTCGTCTTCTCTGGCTTTTTAGCTTCTAGAAAACACTGATATCCCTATTGGAGGACAGGATAATGATGAGTTCTACAAGCTGGAAATTCACTACAACACGGTCCAAGAAGCAGATAACATTTTACTAGCTACAAGCTAGTATAACCATTTTCCAAACTACTGATAATGGATCAACAGGCTTTCCATGCTCTAATCTTAATTATTGTGTGTGACATGCAAATTGTGTGTAGGTATGTATTATATGTATAATGAGGGAGATGTTTTTGTTGTGTGCTTCCTGTCTTGGCTTGTTAGTTTCAATCCATTTCTTTCTCTTGCACTGACATCCCTCCCCGCATATCTTCTGTCCTGCTACAGGCAATCAGGACCAGAGATAGTGAAATATAGGACACAACCGGCATCAGCTGTGGATTTGGAAACTAGAGGTGTAATATGTATGTTCAATATGCATATCAGAGTCAGAATCTGACTGGTTTTCCACAGATAAATGACCACAAAATTCACAGCAACATGtaaaccagaggaggctggtgggaggagctatatgaGGACGTGTTCAttgcaatggctggaatggaatcaatagcatggtatcaaacacatggaaacaacgtgtttgactccattccagcctcctctggtgtaaACTCTGTGGATTTGGAAACTGGAGGTGCTCCTGAGAAGAATGGGTCCTCGTTTAGTGACACAATGTACAGGAAATtgtgtacagtgcaatatgaatgacAGAACGTTGTGTGCAGTGTAATACAAATGGgctaaataacaaaaaaatgtagatgtgctttctatttatttatttatttacctttatttaaccaggtaggcaagttgagaacaagttctcatttacaattgcgacctggccaagataaagcaaagcagttcgacagataaaacgacacagagttacacatgaagtaaaaacaaacatacagtcaataatgcagtataaacaagtctatatacaatgtgagcaaatgaggtgagaagggaggtaaaggcaaaaaaggccatgatggcaaagtaaatacaatatagcaagtaaaatactggaatggtagttttgcaatggaagaatgtgcaaagtagaaataaaaataatggggtgcaaaggagcaaaataaataaataaattaaaattaaatacagttgggaaagaggtagttgtttgggctaaattataggtgggctatgtacaggtgcagtaatctgtgagctgctctgacagttggtgtttaaagctagtgagggagataagtgtttccagtttcagagatttttgtagttcgttccagtcattggcagcagagaactggaaggagaggcggccaaagaaagaattggttttgggggtgactagagagatatacctgctggagcgtgtgctacaggtgggagatgctatggtgaccagcgacctgagataaggggggactttacctagcagggtcttgtagatgacatggagccagtgggtttggcgacgagtatgaagcgagggccagccaacgagagcgtacaggtcgcaatggtgggtagtatatggggctttggtgataaaacggattgcactgtgatagactgcatccaatttgttgagtagggtattggaggctattttgtaaatgacatcgccaaagtcgaggattggtaggatggtcagttttacaagggtatgtttggcagcatgagtgaaggatgctttgttgcgaaataggaagccaattctagatttaactttggattggagatgtttgatatgggtctggaaggagagtttacagtctaaccagacacctaagtatttgtagttgtccacgtattctaagtcagagccgtccagagtagtgatgttggacaggcgggtaggtgcaggtagcgatcggttgaagagcatgcatttagttttacttgtatttaagagcaattggaggccacggaaggagagttgtatggaattgaagcttgcctggagggttgttaacacagtgtccaaagaagggccggaagtatacagaatggtgtcgtctgcgtagaggtggatcagggactcaccagcagcaagagcgacctcattgatgtatacagagaagagagtcggtccaagaattgaaccctgtggcacccccatagagactgtcagaggtccggacagcagaccctccgatttgacacactgaactctatcagagaagtagttggtgaaccaggcgaggcaatcatttgagaaaccaaggctgtcgagtctgccgatgaggatatggtgattgacagagtcgaaagccttggccagatcaatgaatacggctgcacagtaatgtttcttatcgatggcggttaagatatcgtttaggaccttgagcgtggctgaggtgcacccatgaccagctctgaaaccggattgcatagcagagaaggtatggtgagattcgaaatggtcggtaatctgtttgttgacttggctttcgaagaccttagaaaggcacggtaggatagatataggtctgtagcagtttgggtcaagagtgtccccccctttgaagagggggatgaccgcagctgctttccaatctttgggaatctcagacgacacgaaagagaggttgaacaggctagtaataggggtggcaacaatttcggcagataattttagaaagaaagggtccagattgtctagcccggctgatttgtaggggtccagattttgcagctctttcagaacatcagctgaatggatttgggagaaggagaaatggggaaggcttgggcgagttgctgttgggggtgcagtgctgttgtccggggtaggagtagccaggtggaaagcatggccagccgtagaaaatgcttattgaaattctcaattatggtggatttatcagtggtgacagtgtttcctatcttcagtgcagtgggcagctgggaggaggtgttcttattctccatggactttacagtgtcccagaacttttttgagttagtgttgcaggaagcaaatttcagcttgaaaaagctagccttggcttttctaactgcctgtgtataatgatttctagcttccctgaacagctgcatatcacgggggctgttcgatgctaatgcagaacgccataggatgtttttgtgttggttaagggcagtcaggtctggggagaaccaagggctatatctgttcctggttctaaatttcttaaatggggcatgtttatttaagatggttaggaaggcatttttttttaaatatccaggcatcctctactgacgggatgagatcaatatccttccaggataccccggccaggtcgattagaaaggcctgctcgcagaagtgtttcagggagcgttttacagtgatgagtggaggtcgtttgaccgctgacccattacggatgcaggcaatgaggcagtgatcgctgagatcttggttgaagacagcagaggtgtatttagaggggaagttggttaggatgatatctatgagggtgcccgtgtttaaggttttggggaggtacctggtaggttcattgattatttgtgtgagattgagggcatcgagtttagattgtaggatggctggggtgttaagcatgttccagtttaggtcgcctagcagcacgaactctgaagatagatggggggcaatcagttcacatatggtgtccagagcacagctgggggcagagggtggtctatagcaggcggcaacggtgagagacttgtttttagagaggtggatttttaaaagtagaagttcaaattgtttgggtacagacctggatagtaggacagaactctgcaggctatctttgcagtagattgcaacaccgccccctttggcagttctatcttgtctgaaaatgttgtagtttggaattaaaatgtctgagtttttggtggtcttcctaagccaggattcagacacagctagaacatccgggttggcagagtgtgctaaagcagtgaatagaacaaacttagggaggaggcttctaatgttaacatgcatgaaaccaaggctattacggttacagaagtcgtcaaaagagagcgcctggggaataggagtggagctaggcactgcagggcctggattcacctctacatcgccagaggaacataggaggagtagaataagggtacggctaaaagctatgagaattggtcgtctagaacgttcTAAAGTTGAATATTCTAAtgatattattgttattactattattattatgaataaTAGCAATATAAATCATGTTTTGTTATTTGTATTACTGTTGTTACTATAATAACTATCTagcaatttgtatttattttatttaatctttatttaagtaggcaagtcagttaagaacaaattcttatttacaatgatggccaaactgcaccgccctatgagactcccaatcacagccggttgtgatacagctcaGGATCGGACCAGGGACTGTACTGATGCATCTATCActgagattttatttattttacatttatttaaccaggcaagtcagttaagaacaaattcttattttcaatgacagcctaggaacagtgggttaactgcctgttcaggggcagaacgacagatttgtaccttgtcagctcgggggtttgaacttgcaaccttccggttactagtccaacgctctaaccactaggctaccctgccgcccctgcagTGGtaatatgcagtgccttagaccgctgcgtcacttgGGAGCTGTAATCATTACTGTTGATGCTGTTAACAATATTGTCAATGCCATATTATAATTTGTGCTattttttaaaaattatattGCTAAACAATATTCGAAGTATGCTAACATTTACGAATAAAATGTTAAGAGTTTCGACCATTAGTGTTATTTTTTTATCATCTTCATTGGGggactaaaataaaataaaaaatgtcacatgcgccgaatacaacaggtatagatagaccttgctgtcacgccctgaccatagagagccttttgttctctatgttggtttggtcggggtgtgactagggtgggtgctctagtttttctatttctattttggcctggtatggttcccaatcagaggcagctgtctatcgttgtctctgattggggatcatatttaggcagccttttcccactgggtttttgtgggatcttgtttgtgtgtagtggcCTGTGAGCACTTCATGACCTCACCTTTCGTTTggctctttattgtttttgtgagtTTAATTTCAATTAAACATTTGGAACTCTAcgtacgctgcaccttggtccatttATTCCAACGATCGTGAcacttgcagtgaaatgcttacttgcaagcccttaaccaacaatacatgTTTAAGAAAAGTAAGTGCTAAGtcaaataaatgtgcaaaaataaatacaaaatattacataactaataattaaagagcagcagtaaaagaacagtagcgaggctatatatgcaacttctgcttccaactcacaccctcaaacactgttctcaattggcctacctggttaagtaaaggtgaaataaataataaaaataaaacaatagtgatgagctttgagggcgctatgatgttgaacgctgagctatagtcaatgaatatcattctcacatagatgttccctttgtccatgtgggaaagggcagggtggagtgcaatggagattggcatcatctgtggatctgttggggtggtatgcaaattggagtgggtctaggatttctgggataatgctttttatgtgagtcatgaccagcctttcaaagcacttcatggctacagatgtgagtgctacaggttggtCGGTttgggcaggttaccttagtgttcttgggcacaaggactatgacgatctgcttgaaacatgttggtattacagattcagtcagggacaggttgaaaatatcagtgaagacacttgctagttggtctgcgcatgctcaaGAGTACATGTACTGGTAATCCGTctgccctgcggccttgtgaatgttgacctgtttagaggtcttactcacattggctgcggaaagtgtgatcacacagtcatccgaaacagctgatgctctcataaaTGCTTCAGTGtagcttgcctcgaagcgagcatagaagtcatttagctcgtctggtatgcTCAAGTCACTGGGCGGCTGGACGTCCcgttgtagtctgtaatagtttgcaagacaCTTCTATTTTTAACAGAAATTGTTGAGGTCACGGCCTTCCTGAAAGTTTTTGCTTACCCTACGTTCATAACCAGTGGAAAGGTGATGTTTATAGTGCGTTCAGGACAACTGCGAATTCTAAAAAATACGAGATCAAATCATGACGTCTGTGATCGTCAGATCAGAAATACAGAGCTCCAGAAAGAGACcagagttcccgagttggaattgTTTTTTAAACACTATAATTTGTTTACAAATGTGATAGCTGTAATTTCAGTTCATGGGTTATGCAGCTTGTTGGTCATTAGCCAATCGGCATTTCTCACCGAGTACAAAGCACGGGAATGCATTCAACTGGTATTTACGGCTTTACAACTGATACATTCCCACCTCCCACTTTGTAACGAACGCAGCATAACCGGTCAACGCACACGTGACTTATTTTTAGACAGGAAGTGTTACATTATTTACATTCCGAAAATACAGCAGATGGTTTGAGGGGTTCCAGTTTATGATTCTTAAAGACGTTCAAAAAAATGCTACTTACGTGTGTACTCAGAGAAGAACATAGTATAATGTTCGTTCCTACATAAAGTAGAGGTAATCTTGTCTCGTAAGAGTTGGTATTACGCATATTCTCTTTGGCTAAGTGTGGAAAGTCATACCGGAAGTTATGTAACATGTTTGAAAGGGACCAATCATCCAAATGAAATATAAATGATAGAGGTAAGTCAGCGAAAGAAGTATTACATAGTTATGTCGTGGCTGAATAACATCAGTATATGTTGTAATTAGGACCATGTCTATTAGTACAGTTTCAGGTCGCTTAATGTAACTTGTTTTCGATGTGGCACATCGGCAAAGGACAGATAGTCCCCGTATTGGTAAAATTTTCTCGTGGTTGGTCTCAAAACAGTAATAGGTGTTTGCGCTGTCCTTACAATGTTATCTTCCTAAATTAATTATGTTGCCTGAATATTCTGCACTTGTCACACGTTAGTCAATCCCCATATAATTGAGTTGTAGTTTCATAAATAGGCCTACTGCTGTCATGTTTTCCCGCTGTCTAAATAACCCTCGAATTCTATCCAGGGGGCCCATAGTAATAAATTTCAACAATTAAGTGGTACCATTTCAATGAGAGGCAGTACATTGCTTGTTTGTAAATAATATATGCTCAGTTCTTCTGTTTTATTCATGTTTTCTAGTGGTTTTGATGGTCATACTTCCCTGGATCACCTGAAGACTGCTCTTAAAAGCATGGAAACGTTGTCCAGTCACAGTGCTTACCTTCTCCAGCAGTTACAGGAGCAGAGGATACAGGGGCTCCTCTGTGACTGCATGCTAGTAGTCAAAGGAGTATGTTTCAAAGCCCACAAAAATGTACTTGCTGCATTTAGCTCCTATTTCAGGTGTGTCATTAATATTAATCATCCACAAGTCATGTAGTGAATATATTCAAGAATATTGCCATACTAGATGAATACCTTGATTCTTAGGATTTTGTTTTTCccttactactactgctgctattaaaCAAAACAGACATGAAATGGAGATTCAACATGCTTTGTGTTCTCATATTATAGCCTGATAGAGCTCCCCAGGGATAAATTAGCAATGTGTCAACATTGTAAAATAACCTTTTTACTTTTGTCCCAGCAGGTCTTTGTTCCAAAATTCGCCAAGTCAAAAAAATGATGTTTTTCAACTGGTCATTCAGGATGTGGGAGGTATAGGCCAGATACTGGACTACATGTACACTTCCCATCTAGATGTCAACCAGGACAATGTACAAGCACTGTTGGACATCGCCCAGTGCTTACAGGTCCCAAATGTACAGAGCATGTGCAACACTTTCCTGAAACCTGCCGTGGAGGCCCCTTCTTTCTCATTGTCTGGTGTCTTGACCTCGGAACACGACTACCTCCTCGGAACTGGCCTTGCCCAAGACGTGGACCTTCCTTGCCCTTCTTCGGTAGGCCAGAGGTCTGCCTTTGGCAATGGGGCACCAATGTCTCATGGTGGGAACGCTACCTCTGAGACTACAGCCATTACCCAGCCAGTCCCAGAGAAGCAGCTAGTACACGGCTACAAGCTACGCAACTTCTACAGCAAGCAGTACTTCAAGCAGAGTGCTGCTGCTGAGACTAGCAATGCAGCATTAAACCAAGGCCCAAGTCCCCTGGTGCTGGTTGAAGAGCAGCAGTTCCAATTTGGGGTCACACAACCATGTGCGAATGCCCCTGTATGTTCAGGCAATGCGATTCAGTCAAACCCACCCTGTCCGCAGGCTATACCAGCTGAGAAGGAGTTTGGTTCAACGTTGCCTGCTGAAGACTTGTCAACCACAGCCAACCCAGGAGGAAAAGTCTCCCCTGTCAACAAGCCCATGCGGCCAAAGAAAGCCGTCTACCTGAAGAAATACAACTACCTGCGCCCTCAGAAGGCTCTAGAAGAGATGTGCCTGGAGCAGAGCAGCGAACCAGTCAACCACTGCCCAAAGGAGACTCACCAAGAGGAGGTAGTGGTCCAGAGTGAGACACCTGAAGCTCCCGTAGACTGCCTACCTCCCATAGACTGCCTGGCCAGAGACagggaagtggtgttggagacCGCAATGGATTCTCAACTTCCAAGTCCACCTCCTGTTGACCAAGAGGAGGAACCGGACCCACCAACTATCAGTGATCCAACAGAACCAACTGGGCATAAGGTGCAGTACTGCTGTGAGATGTGCGGGAAGACCTTTAAACACCCAAGCAACCTGGAACTTCATAAGCGCTCACACACTGGTAGTTTGTTAATTTCACTATTGTGTCATTACTGAATTTTGGAGCCTTAAAATGTGTGGGAAAAATGCTAAAAAAAGTTGTATGCTGACTTTTTGTAAGGTGAAaaattgttttagtttttttttctcacaggggagaaaccattcCAGTGTAATGTTTGCAGGAAAAACTTTTCACAGGTAAAGGTGCACAGTTATCCTTTGTTCAATCAATTTATTAAAGTAATTTAGTGTGTCCACTAGGAAAATAAGGAGGTTTACATGAACACTGTTTTTTTTGACAGGCAGGTAATTTGCAGACCCATTTACGACGACATTCTGGAGAAAAACCTTACATTTGTGAACTCTGTGGGAAAAGGTATACacttatttttttaatattttttttacaatttagaAAAGTTTTCCATATTGGGTGATCTGTCACCATACTGCTTGAATGGACATCTCTCTAAATCAGTTGTCTCCAACTCTGGTCCTGGTCAATTACTTGGTGGGCAGGCTTTTGATCTAGCCTAGCATTTGTAGACCCTTGCTCTAGATAGCACTGTGGAGGGCACTACATatacataacacataacacatttACAAACAATACATTAGACCTTCATAA from Oncorhynchus kisutch isolate 150728-3 linkage group LG5, Okis_V2, whole genome shotgun sequence harbors:
- the LOC109891376 gene encoding zinc finger and BTB domain-containing protein 49 isoform X3; its protein translation is METLSSHSAYLLQQLQEQRIQGLLCDCMLVVKGVCFKAHKNVLAAFSSYFSRSLFQNSPSQKNDVFQLVIQDVGGIGQILDYMYTSHLDVNQDNVQALLDIAQCLQVPNVQSMCNTFLKPAVEAPSFSLSGVLTSEHDYLLGTGLAQDVDLPCPSSVGQRSAFGNGAPMSHGGNATSETTAITQPVPEKQLVHGYKLRNFYSKQYFKQSAAAETSNAALNQGPSPLVLVEEQQFQFGVTQPCANAPVCSGNAIQSNPPCPQAIPAEKEFGSTLPAEDLSTTANPGGKVSPVNKPMRPKKAVYLKKYNYLRPQKALEEMCLEQSSEPVNHCPKETHQEEVVVQSETPEAPVDCLPPIDCLARDREVVLETAMDSQLPSPPPVDQEEEPDPPTISDPTEPTGHKGRNHSSVMFAGKTFHRQVICRPIYDDILEKNLTFVNSVGKALLPRGMFSVTL
- the LOC109891376 gene encoding zinc finger and BTB domain-containing protein 49 isoform X2 — its product is METLSSHSAYLLQQLQEQRIQGLLCDCMLVVKGVCFKAHKNVLAAFSSYFRSLFQNSPSQKNDVFQLVIQDVGGIGQILDYMYTSHLDVNQDNVQALLDIAQCLQVPNVQSMCNTFLKPAVEAPSFSLSGVLTSEHDYLLGTGLAQDVDLPCPSSVGQRSAFGNGAPMSHGGNATSETTAITQPVPEKQLVHGYKLRNFYSKQYFKQSAAAETSNAALNQGPSPLVLVEEQQFQFGVTQPCANAPVCSGNAIQSNPPCPQAIPAEKEFGSTLPAEDLSTTANPGGKVSPVNKPMRPKKAVYLKKYNYLRPQKALEEMCLEQSSEPVNHCPKETHQEEVVVQSETPEAPVDCLPPIDCLARDREVVLETAMDSQLPSPPPVDQEEEPDPPTISDPTEPTGHKVQYCCEMCGKTFKHPSNLELHKRSHTGEKPFQCNVCRKNFSQAGNLQTHLRRHSGEKPYICELCGKSFAASGDVQRHIVIHTGERPHLCDICGRGFSNISNLKEHKKTHTTDREFTCDQCGKSFNMHRKLLKHKIRHSGDKPHTCQTCGKSFAGSGDLRRHVRTHTGERPYLCNTCGKSFTRSAVLRRHCSMHCKATPDDSSPDVEDPEQPGSSSIDGGGGGPFHKPVSHSKAPEPRSPPPTSNTVMELDKPSPPPAHTEAPSTSIHLIPSTSTSFPELRSIVPQHLLPSTPSQQQEKCPPLADSLKLGKAHLPQEALVFGPYVENGPVGVEIQQQGSGASVVARPYLSAPDSYCGALPGASRPSGTSYRASEGPFFSSVTLWGLAMKTLQNDNDLEQ
- the LOC109891376 gene encoding zinc finger and BTB domain-containing protein 49 isoform X1 → METLSSHSAYLLQQLQEQRIQGLLCDCMLVVKGVCFKAHKNVLAAFSSYFSRSLFQNSPSQKNDVFQLVIQDVGGIGQILDYMYTSHLDVNQDNVQALLDIAQCLQVPNVQSMCNTFLKPAVEAPSFSLSGVLTSEHDYLLGTGLAQDVDLPCPSSVGQRSAFGNGAPMSHGGNATSETTAITQPVPEKQLVHGYKLRNFYSKQYFKQSAAAETSNAALNQGPSPLVLVEEQQFQFGVTQPCANAPVCSGNAIQSNPPCPQAIPAEKEFGSTLPAEDLSTTANPGGKVSPVNKPMRPKKAVYLKKYNYLRPQKALEEMCLEQSSEPVNHCPKETHQEEVVVQSETPEAPVDCLPPIDCLARDREVVLETAMDSQLPSPPPVDQEEEPDPPTISDPTEPTGHKVQYCCEMCGKTFKHPSNLELHKRSHTGEKPFQCNVCRKNFSQAGNLQTHLRRHSGEKPYICELCGKSFAASGDVQRHIVIHTGERPHLCDICGRGFSNISNLKEHKKTHTTDREFTCDQCGKSFNMHRKLLKHKIRHSGDKPHTCQTCGKSFAGSGDLRRHVRTHTGERPYLCNTCGKSFTRSAVLRRHCSMHCKATPDDSSPDVEDPEQPGSSSIDGGGGGPFHKPVSHSKAPEPRSPPPTSNTVMELDKPSPPPAHTEAPSTSIHLIPSTSTSFPELRSIVPQHLLPSTPSQQQEKCPPLADSLKLGKAHLPQEALVFGPYVENGPVGVEIQQQGSGASVVARPYLSAPDSYCGALPGASRPSGTSYRASEGPFFSSVTLWGLAMKTLQNDNDLEQ